The following coding sequences lie in one Pseudomonas syringae CC1557 genomic window:
- a CDS encoding acyl-CoA dehydrogenase family protein, producing the protein MNLKPFAETHEVTNQPPPLDGVNLYRIDVPLQEWSQRFGAGWAQARIYAYGALAGGPLMEAGFLANQHKPGFASHDRYGHRIDLVEFHPAYHQLMNTAIEHGIPSLPWTDPQPGAHVARAAMSYLHTQAEPGTGCPLTMTFASVPALRLQPDLADIWLPKVLATHYDPRNVGIAHKAGATIGMAMTEKQGGTDVRANTTRAFAIGAGGPGQAYELVGHKWFCSAPMCDAFLTLAQTDKGLSCFLLPRHRPDDTRNEVYIQRLKNKLGNCSNASSEVEFRGALAWMIGEEGRGVPTIIEMVAMTRFDCMIGSSALMRQALTQATHHCAHRSVSGRLLAEQPLMQNVLADLALESEAALALTLRMGRALDHLDNDHEKRLARLVTAVGKYWICKRAPAMINEAAECLGGAGYVEDSILPRLYREAPVNSIWEGSGNVQCLDVLRTLSREPGALDALFDELGDGHGDRHLGLHIRTLKAAFQDTSDIQYRARQLTEDIAVALQGKLLLEAGNAAVSDGFMAGRIASGGRVYGSLPRGVDVETLLLRSSPQVA; encoded by the coding sequence ATGAACCTGAAACCCTTCGCCGAAACTCACGAAGTGACCAACCAGCCGCCGCCTCTGGACGGCGTAAACCTTTACCGCATCGACGTGCCGCTTCAGGAATGGAGCCAGCGGTTCGGCGCGGGCTGGGCGCAGGCGCGTATCTACGCCTATGGCGCGTTGGCCGGCGGGCCATTGATGGAAGCAGGTTTTCTGGCCAATCAGCACAAGCCGGGCTTCGCCAGCCATGACCGCTATGGCCATCGCATTGATCTGGTCGAATTTCACCCGGCATATCACCAGTTGATGAACACCGCCATCGAACATGGGATTCCGTCCCTGCCGTGGACTGATCCGCAGCCCGGTGCCCATGTCGCGCGCGCCGCCATGAGTTACTTGCACACGCAAGCCGAGCCTGGCACTGGCTGCCCGTTGACCATGACCTTTGCCAGCGTTCCGGCGCTGCGGCTGCAACCCGATCTGGCCGACATCTGGTTGCCCAAGGTGCTCGCTACGCACTACGACCCGCGCAACGTCGGCATCGCGCACAAGGCCGGCGCAACCATCGGCATGGCGATGACCGAAAAGCAGGGTGGCACCGATGTGCGGGCTAACACCACGAGAGCGTTTGCCATTGGCGCGGGCGGCCCCGGCCAGGCTTATGAGCTGGTCGGGCACAAGTGGTTCTGCTCTGCGCCGATGTGCGACGCGTTTCTGACCCTGGCGCAGACGGACAAAGGGCTCAGCTGTTTTCTGCTGCCGCGTCACCGCCCGGACGATACCCGCAACGAGGTGTATATCCAGCGGCTGAAAAACAAGCTGGGTAATTGCTCCAATGCGTCGAGCGAGGTGGAGTTTCGTGGCGCGCTGGCGTGGATGATCGGTGAAGAAGGACGCGGCGTGCCGACCATTATCGAAATGGTTGCCATGACCCGCTTCGATTGCATGATCGGCTCCAGCGCCCTGATGCGTCAGGCGCTGACTCAGGCCACCCATCATTGTGCGCATCGTTCCGTCAGTGGACGATTGCTCGCCGAACAGCCGTTGATGCAGAACGTGCTGGCCGATCTGGCGCTTGAAAGCGAAGCCGCGCTGGCCCTGACCTTGCGCATGGGCCGGGCGCTGGATCATTTGGACAATGATCACGAAAAACGACTCGCCCGTCTGGTCACAGCAGTGGGCAAATACTGGATCTGCAAGCGCGCCCCGGCCATGATCAATGAAGCGGCCGAGTGCCTGGGCGGCGCGGGTTATGTCGAAGACAGCATCCTGCCCCGGCTGTATCGCGAGGCACCGGTGAACTCGATCTGGGAAGGGTCGGGCAATGTGCAGTGCCTCGACGTGCTGCGTACACTCTCCAGGGAACCTGGCGCGCTCGATGCGCTGTTTGACGAATTGGGCGACGGGCATGGCGACCGCCACCTGGGGTTGCATATCCGCACACTCAAGGCTGCGTTTCAGGACACCAGCGACATTCAGTACCGCGCCCGGCAACTGACCGAAGACATCGCCGTCGCCTTGCAGGGCAAACTGCTGCTGGAAGCGGGCAACGCGGCGGTCAGCGACGGCTTCATGGCCGGTCGGATAGCGTCCGGCGGGCGCGTGTATGGCTCCTTGCCCAGAGGCGTCGATGTAGAAACATTGCTGCTCAGGTCTTCGCCACAGGTGGCATGA